Proteins from one Methanosphaera cuniculi genomic window:
- the prf1 gene encoding peptide chain release factor aRF-1, producing the protein MSEASSKELYEVKKTLKELENKKGRGTELVSVYIPPEKQISDVAKQMRDELGQSANIKSKQTRKNVQSAIEVIIQRLKLFPKPPEKGLIMFVGMIPKGGPGTEKMETYVFQPPEPVQTYTYHCDSQFFIEPLRDIIEYKEVYGVLVLDRKEATIAVLRGKRIDIVKHLTSGVPGKHKAGGQSQRRFDRVIELAAHEFLKRIGRYTDEAFMPLKDELKGVLVGGPGHTKNDFVEGDYINYEINDKIINIVDTSYTGDFGIREVIDESSDALEELDIMKEKKLMRKFLTGLISESGLSTYGEDEVRNNLQMGAVETLIISENLKSRRLTFECPACGTITQQTIRQHQDIPEERCPNCNEIMKVVKNEETAEELIELADEVNTDVEVISIETEEGTQLDKAFGGIAGILRYKVK; encoded by the coding sequence ATGTCTGAAGCATCATCAAAAGAACTATATGAAGTAAAAAAAACACTAAAAGAACTAGAAAATAAAAAAGGACGAGGAACTGAACTTGTAAGTGTATACATCCCACCTGAAAAACAAATAAGTGATGTAGCAAAACAAATGAGAGACGAACTCGGACAAAGTGCAAACATAAAAAGTAAACAAACACGAAAAAACGTACAATCAGCAATAGAAGTAATCATCCAAAGACTCAAACTATTCCCAAAACCACCAGAAAAAGGACTAATCATGTTCGTTGGAATGATACCAAAAGGCGGACCTGGAACTGAAAAAATGGAAACATACGTATTCCAACCACCAGAACCAGTACAAACATACACATACCACTGCGATAGCCAATTCTTCATAGAACCACTACGAGACATAATAGAATACAAAGAAGTATACGGAGTATTAGTATTAGATCGTAAAGAAGCAACAATCGCAGTACTCAGAGGAAAAAGAATAGACATCGTAAAACACTTAACAAGTGGAGTACCAGGAAAACACAAAGCAGGAGGACAATCACAAAGACGTTTTGACCGTGTAATTGAACTTGCAGCACACGAATTTTTAAAACGTATTGGACGCTACACAGATGAAGCATTCATGCCACTAAAAGATGAACTAAAAGGAGTTCTTGTAGGAGGACCAGGACATACCAAAAATGACTTCGTAGAAGGAGACTACATAAACTATGAAATAAATGATAAAATCATAAACATAGTAGATACATCCTATACAGGAGATTTTGGAATACGTGAAGTAATAGATGAATCTTCAGATGCACTAGAAGAACTAGACATCATGAAAGAAAAAAAATTAATGCGTAAATTCTTAACAGGACTAATATCAGAAAGTGGACTATCAACATATGGAGAAGATGAAGTACGAAACAACCTACAAATGGGAGCTGTAGAAACACTTATAATATCAGAAAACCTAAAATCCAGAAGACTCACATTTGAATGTCCAGCATGTGGAACAATAACACAACAAACAATACGCCAACATCAGGATATACCAGAAGAAAGATGTCCAAACTGTAATGAAATCATGAAAGTAGTCAAAAATGAAGAAACAGCAGAAGAACTAATTGAATTAGCAGATGAAGTAAATACAGATGTAGAAGTAATATCAATAGAAACAGAAGAAGGAACACAACTAGATAAAGCATTTGGTGGAATTGCAGGAATATTAAGATACAAAGTAAAATAG
- a CDS encoding transcription initiation factor IIB: protein MKEDVAEMEKKETQCPECGSTKLINDHERGEVVCGNCGLVIDDNIVDMGPEWRAFDHEQRDKRTRVGAPITYTIHDKGLSTMIDWRNKDIYGRDIPARNRAQWYRLRKWQRKIRISGATERNLAFALSELDRDSSRLGLPRSVRESASVVYRNAVENKLIRGRSIEGVVAASLYAACRRCKVPRTLDEIADVSRVSKKEVGRTYRFLTRELHIRLPPTSPIDYVPRFASELNLSGVVQSKAIEIINQAMENGLTSGRGPTGVAAAALYIASVLLGERKTQRDVADIAGVTEVTIRNRYKELTEQLDMGVNL from the coding sequence ATGAAAGAAGACGTTGCTGAAATGGAGAAAAAAGAAACACAATGTCCAGAATGTGGTTCAACTAAACTCATCAACGACCATGAACGTGGAGAAGTTGTATGTGGAAACTGTGGTCTTGTAATAGATGATAACATAGTAGATATGGGACCTGAATGGAGAGCATTCGACCATGAACAAAGAGATAAAAGAACAAGAGTAGGGGCTCCAATTACATACACAATACACGATAAAGGTCTTTCCACAATGATAGACTGGAGAAACAAGGATATCTACGGACGTGATATTCCAGCAAGAAATCGTGCACAATGGTATCGTTTAAGAAAATGGCAACGTAAAATCAGAATTAGTGGTGCAACAGAACGTAACTTAGCATTTGCACTAAGTGAACTTGACCGTGATTCATCCAGACTAGGACTACCAAGATCAGTACGTGAATCAGCATCAGTAGTATACCGTAATGCTGTTGAAAACAAACTTATCAGAGGACGAAGTATTGAAGGAGTAGTAGCAGCATCCCTATATGCAGCATGCCGAAGATGTAAAGTTCCAAGAACACTTGATGAAATAGCAGATGTATCACGTGTAAGTAAAAAAGAAGTAGGAAGAACCTATCGTTTCCTAACACGTGAATTACATATACGCTTACCACCAACCTCACCAATAGACTACGTTCCAAGATTTGCAAGTGAACTAAACCTATCAGGAGTAGTACAATCAAAAGCTATAGAAATCATCAACCAAGCAATGGAAAATGGATTAACAAGTGGACGAGGACCTACAGGAGTAGCAGCAGCAGCACTCTACATTGCAAGTGTACTTCTAGGTGAACGTAAAACACAACGTGATGTAGCTGACATTGCTGGAGTAACAGAAGTTACAATCAGAAACAGATACAAAGAACTAACCGAACAATTAGATATGGGAGTAAATCTATAA